The following nucleotide sequence is from Euzebya sp..
AGTGCGCCGGGACCCGGCGGGACGGTGAACACTGGCAGGCCGGCGACGCCCTCGATCAGGTAGAGCACGACGGTGCTGGCGGCCAGGGTGGGGCCGAACGCGAAGCCGAGGGCCAGCACGACCAGCGTCTGGGCCGTGATGGGCACCGGCCACATCGGCACCGCGATGTGCGCGGACACGGCGAGCGCGGCGCTCCCGGCCACCGCCAGCACCACCTGGCGGGGGATCGACGCGGTCCAGGCCGGACGCGCGGCGGGGACGAGGGGCAGGCTGGTCGTGGACACCGGGGCTCCTTCGGGACGCGGGAGATCGATGCGCATCATCCCCGTCCGACCCGCCGCCGCACAAATGCCGTCACCCGATTGGGCCCGGGACGGCCGGGGCTGTTAGGTTAGGGGGCCCTAACGCACCGACGGACGCGCAGAAGGACGTCATGCACGAGAACCCGCTCGGAACCGCACGGTCGGCCACCACCACGCTCGACCTCGAGTCCTGCATGGCCTGCGGCCACCTGACCGAGGTCACGGGCTGCTTCCAGCTGCCGGGCCTAGACGGCCCCGAGCGGTACCTCCGCACCCGCTGCATGCTCGGCCACACCTTCGTCGGCCCCGAGTTCGCCCTGCGCGCGGAGTCCCGCGCCAGCTGACCGGCCTGGGGACGTGATCCCCTCCCAGTGGGTGCGGTTCCCGCTCGCGGCGGCGGGCGGTGCACCCGCTGCGAGGCGCGGCGACTGCGTGGGTGCGGTTCCCGCTCGCACCGGCGGGCGGTGCACCCACTGCGAGGTGCGGCGACTGCGTGGGTGCGGTTCCCGCTCGCAGCGGCGGGCGGTGCACCCACCTGGTGGTCAAGCGACCGACCCC
It contains:
- a CDS encoding biotin transporter BioY; the encoded protein is MSTTSLPLVPAARPAWTASIPRQVVLAVAGSAALAVSAHIAVPMWPVPITAQTLVVLALGFAFGPTLAASTVVLYLIEGVAGLPVFTVPPGPGALAGPTAGYLFGFVAAAALTGVLAQRGWQRNPATVAAGMVLGNLTIYLGGVGYLTTLIGFDAALSGGLYPFLIGDAVKIALAVAALPILTRRIER